ACGCCGAACTCGTCCGCCGTCACGCGCCATGCCGTGGCGCGATGTCGCGCCCGAGGATGTCGTGCGCCGTACGTCGTTACGACGCTCGTCGTCTTTCCCCGCTCATCGCCCGGTGCGTGTCGTGAGCTCGCAGCAGCGCCCGCTCGCAACACGCGCCCAGCGCATTCAAAGCACTTCGAAGCGATGCGTGCCGTCGCGCCCCAGTTGCTCGACGAGGCCGAATTCCCAATCGAGATACGCCTGCATCGCCTCCGCGGCGTTGCCGGTGCCCTCGTACGGACGCCGGTAGCGATCGATGCGCGGCGACGCGAGCCGCGTCTCGCCGCCCTCGACCGGCAGGCCCGCGGCGAGCCACGCAAGCGTGCCGCCGTCGAGCACGTAGACGGATGCGCCTTCCGGAAGCAGCCCGCGCAGATCGGCCGCCGCAAACGCCGCCAATTGTCCCGATCCGCAAGTCAGCACGTAGCGGCGCGCGCTCGGAATGCGCGTCAGCGCATCGCGAAGCTGCGCGCGCACCGCGTACCATGCACCGGGAATATGCCGCTTCACGTAATTCGCGCTCGTGGTGACGTCGATGACCGCGACGTCGGCCGATGCGTCGGCCGATCGCGCGGAACCTTCGGCAAGCGACTCGCGCCGCGCTTCGTCGGCTTGTTCGTCGGCTTGTTCGTCGGCTCGCCGACCCGCATTCTCGTCGACACCTTCGCGAGCAACTTCGCGCACGCGCGCATCTTGCGCACTCGCACCGGCCCGCGAAGCATGACCTTCGGCAAGCCGGTTCGCCGCATCGCCTTCCGCCGCCTTCACGCCGAGCCATTCCGCGAGCGTGTCGACCGATACCGTCGGGCTTTCCGCCGGCTGCGGCGTGCGCGCCGCCGGCTGCCCCCGCTCGCTGCGCTCGCGCGCGTCGGCCGGCTCGACGACGCTCACGTCCCAGCCCATCTGCGCCAGCCACGACGCGCTCATGTCGGCGCGCACGCCGTCGTCGTCCGCGAGCACGATCCGCGCGCCGCGCACCGGCGCGTGATGATCGGTCTCCTGCACGAGCTGGCCGCCCGGCGCGCTCGCGAATCCCGGCAGATGTCCGGCCGCGTATTCGTCCGGCGTGCGCACGTCGAAGCGATAGAGCGTGCGATCGTCGGACTCGAGCGTGCGCAGATCGCGCAACGCGATGCGCGCAACGCCCGCTCGCCGCGCGACGTCGCGCGCCGCCCGCCGTGCGGCCTCGCGCCGTTCGGCTTCGACATGCTCGGGAAAACGCCGCGACGCGCCGCGATCGAGCGTCTGCCCGGCGAGCGTCCAGCCGATCGTCCCGTTGCGCAGCGCGGCGACCGGGTTCGGCAACCCCGCGTTGATCAGCGACTGCGCGCCGATGATGCTGCGCGTGCGCCCCGCGCAGTTCACGATCACGCGCGTCGCCGGATCGGGCGCAAGCTCGCGCACGCGCAGCACGAGCTCGGCGCCCGGCACGCTCGTCGCGGTCGGGATGCTCATCGTCTGGTATTCGTCGAAGCGGCGCGCGTCGACGATCACGACGTCGGCCCGCGCGTCGATCAGCTGCTTCACTTCGTGCGCGGACAGCGACGGCGTGTGCCGCTTCGCGTCGACGAGCTCGCCGAACGCCTTGCTCGGCACGTTGACGTCGATGAAGAGCTCGCCGCCCGCCGCCTGCCAACCGGCGAGCCCGCCTTCGAGCCGATGCACGCGCGTATAGCCGAGCGCCGCGAGCACGGCGGCCGCGCGCGGCGCGAGATCTTCGCCGAGCGCTTCGCCGTAGATCGCGATCGTCGTGTCGCGGCGCGGAATGCGCGTCCACGCTTCGAGTTCGAGCTTCGACAGCGGAAAGTTCGCGGCCCACAACGGATGGCCGTGCGCGTACGGATCCTCTTCGCGCACGTCGATCAATGCGATCTCGGCGCCTGCGAGCAGCGCGGCGCGCACGTCGGCGGCGGACAGCGTCGGGAGGCACGCGTGCGCGGAATCGGACGCGGACGCCGCAGCGGAATCGCACGTGGAATCGCACGTGGAATCGGACGTGGAAGCGGACGTGGAAGCGGACGTGGAAGCGGACGTGGAAGCGGACGTGGAAGCGGCATCGCGATGCGAAGCGGATGAAAGATCGGTCACGGAATCGATGCTCATCGGATCAGGACAATGGAAAGTATGGACGACGGACGATGCGCCGCGCGACGTTGCTGCGTATCGAAGCGCGGCACGAGAAAAGAACCGATCGATCGAACGCATGCGCGACGTCGCCGAATCGAATCGGCATGCGTCGCGCGCCGCGATGCCGGCTCGAAACAAAACACGCCGAGCGGCGAAACTTCGCGGCACGGCGCGCATATGCGCACGACATGCGAAACGAAGCAAGCGAGCGGCCCGCGCGCACCGCCTTCGCGCCGGATCGAACGATCGGCCATGCCGACATGCGCTCCACACGCACCGACGACCCATGCCGTGCGGCGCGACGCCGAAGCGCATCGACTCCCGGCGCGCAACGCGGTGCCGGCGCAAGCCGACGCACGGCATGCGACGTGCGACGAACGCGACACGACGCGCCGCTCGCCGCGCGACGCCGGCAGCGCCGCCGAATCATGCCGCGCGCGCCGAAGCCCGGCCACCCGAAGCAAGCGCTCAAGCGACATCGACACGCGAGTACCCGGACACGAACGGCTTGCGCGCGCCGTCGTCGCGATAGACCGAGCGCTCGACCGCGCCGATGTCCGCGCCATAGACATGGATGCTGATCGACACGCGATCGGCGAACGCATTGCTCACGCGGTGGATGTCGCCGATCGCGGGCGACACGGCCTCGACGCGGCCCGGCTCGAGCCGCACCGCGTCGCCCGTGGGCAGCGGCCGGCCGTCATCGGGCGCGAGCGCATAAGGCTGCGAATACTCGGCGCCGCGCAACATGCCGATCAGCCCCCACACCGTATGGTCGTGGATCGGCGTCGTCTGCCCCGGCCCCCAGACGAAGCTCACGACCGAAAAGCGCGCGGCCGGATCGAGATGCAGCAGGAATTGCCGGTAGCGCTCGGGATCGGAACGGGCGTACGCGGCGGGCAGCCAGTCGTCGCGCGCGACGAGGTCCGCGAGCAGCGCCGCGCCTTCGCGGAGGATGCGCGGCTCGTCCGGCCGCGTGTCGACGAGCCGCTCGAACGCGGCGACGAACGCGCGCAGCGGCACGCTCGCGCGCAATGCAGCCGGAGAGGATTCGTTATGCAAAGAACGCGTGCTCATCGGCGGCCTCTTCGAATATGATTGTTCGACATGATGCACCTCAAACTCCATGCAAGACAAACATGAAAATAAGCGACATCGACGCCTATGCGGCCGTGGTCCGCTGCCAGTCGCTGAGCCAGGCGGCGGCCGAGCTCGGCCTCACGCAGCCGGCGATCACGCGCCGTGTGCAGAACCTCGAGGAAGCGCTCGGCGTCGAGCTGCTCGACCGCAACACGAAGCCGCCCCGCCCGACCGAGATGGGCTGGCGCGTGCACGATCAATGCCGCGCCGTGCTGCGCGAGATGCGTGCGCTGCGCGAGCTCGTCGCCGAGCCGCTGCCGCCCGCGGGCGCGTTCCGGCTCGGCGTCACGCACGGGATCGGCGAGCTGCTGCTGCTCGATCTGCTCGCGACGCTGCGCGACCGCTGGCCCGCGCTCGCGCCGCAGGTCGCGACCGGCTGGGGCGGCGCGCTGCTCGATCAGCTCGGCCGTGACGAACTCGACGCGGCGCTCGTGTTCCTCGCGCGCGAGATCGCGCTGCCGCCGAAGGTCGCGGGCGAGCGGCTGCTCGGCACGCGGCTCGTCGTCGTCGCGCGCAAGGGCGACTTCCCCCGTCGCAGCTACCGGCTCGCCGATTGCCATGCGGCCGGCTGGGTGCTGAACCCGGACGGCTGCGGATTCCGCGCAAGCCTGAAACGCGCGCTCGATGCGCAGCGGCTGACGCTGCGCGTCACGCTCGACACGTACGGGCGCGAGC
This genomic stretch from Burkholderia oklahomensis C6786 harbors:
- a CDS encoding rhodanese-related sulfurtransferase: MSIDSVTDLSSASHRDAASTSASTSASTSASTSASTSDSTCDSTCDSAAASASDSAHACLPTLSAADVRAALLAGAEIALIDVREEDPYAHGHPLWAANFPLSKLELEAWTRIPRRDTTIAIYGEALGEDLAPRAAAVLAALGYTRVHRLEGGLAGWQAAGGELFIDVNVPSKAFGELVDAKRHTPSLSAHEVKQLIDARADVVIVDARRFDEYQTMSIPTATSVPGAELVLRVRELAPDPATRVIVNCAGRTRSIIGAQSLINAGLPNPVAALRNGTIGWTLAGQTLDRGASRRFPEHVEAERREAARRAARDVARRAGVARIALRDLRTLESDDRTLYRFDVRTPDEYAAGHLPGFASAPGGQLVQETDHHAPVRGARIVLADDDGVRADMSASWLAQMGWDVSVVEPADARERSERGQPAARTPQPAESPTVSVDTLAEWLGVKAAEGDAANRLAEGHASRAGASAQDARVREVAREGVDENAGRRADEQADEQADEARRESLAEGSARSADASADVAVIDVTTSANYVKRHIPGAWYAVRAQLRDALTRIPSARRYVLTCGSGQLAAFAAADLRGLLPEGASVYVLDGGTLAWLAAGLPVEGGETRLASPRIDRYRRPYEGTGNAAEAMQAYLDWEFGLVEQLGRDGTHRFEVL
- a CDS encoding cysteine dioxygenase produces the protein MSTRSLHNESSPAALRASVPLRAFVAAFERLVDTRPDEPRILREGAALLADLVARDDWLPAAYARSDPERYRQFLLHLDPAARFSVVSFVWGPGQTTPIHDHTVWGLIGMLRGAEYSQPYALAPDDGRPLPTGDAVRLEPGRVEAVSPAIGDIHRVSNAFADRVSISIHVYGADIGAVERSVYRDDGARKPFVSGYSRVDVA
- a CDS encoding LysR family transcriptional regulator, with the protein product MKISDIDAYAAVVRCQSLSQAAAELGLTQPAITRRVQNLEEALGVELLDRNTKPPRPTEMGWRVHDQCRAVLREMRALRELVAEPLPPAGAFRLGVTHGIGELLLLDLLATLRDRWPALAPQVATGWGGALLDQLGRDELDAALVFLAREIALPPKVAGERLLGTRLVVVARKGDFPRRSYRLADCHAAGWVLNPDGCGFRASLKRALDAQRLTLRVTLDTYGRELQLQSVANGLGLGLVPLPLVEISPLRDALDIVPLADFKPQIDLWALRRADAARLAAPAGAIGQLARTRFRALGDAHAPQAAVDARTSRGRADRGAKRRRDAA